The following proteins are co-located in the Chloroflexota bacterium genome:
- a CDS encoding glycosyltransferase family 2 protein, translated as MSQSPNCRPALALIPAYNEAERVGPVVVEASQHLPVLVVDDGSRDATAQIAEQAGATVLQQVPNQGKGAALRAGMQWALDRDYQAVVTLDADGQHDPAEIPLFLDACEKSHPDLIIGARNFEQMPAIRRMSNMVGRWSFSWALGQQVRDNQSGYRLLNRRMMEAVLGSQEQGFEFEVEMIVTCVRQGYQLEWVPISTIYAGETSHINPMDHAASWVRMVRQTRKKMKP; from the coding sequence GTGAGTCAATCTCCCAATTGTCGTCCGGCGCTGGCATTGATACCTGCCTACAACGAGGCTGAGAGGGTTGGCCCGGTGGTTGTGGAAGCCAGCCAGCATCTGCCGGTACTGGTGGTGGACGATGGCTCCAGGGATGCCACTGCTCAGATCGCTGAGCAGGCGGGTGCGACGGTACTTCAACAGGTTCCCAACCAGGGCAAGGGTGCGGCGCTGCGGGCGGGCATGCAGTGGGCACTCGACCGCGATTATCAGGCAGTTGTTACCCTTGATGCTGATGGCCAGCATGACCCCGCAGAGATCCCTCTGTTTCTCGATGCCTGCGAAAAAAGCCATCCGGACCTGATCATCGGTGCCAGGAACTTTGAGCAGATGCCTGCGATCCGGCGCATGTCCAATATGGTTGGCCGCTGGAGTTTCTCCTGGGCACTGGGACAGCAGGTTCGCGATAATCAGTCTGGCTATCGCCTTCTCAACCGGCGCATGATGGAAGCGGTGCTGGGCAGTCAGGAACAAGGGTTTGAGTTCGAAGTCGAGATGATCGTTACCTGTGTAAGGCAAGGGTATCAGTTGGAGTGGGTACCTATCAGTACTATCTACGCCGGTGAGACGAGTCACATTAATCCGATGGACCATGCGGCGAGCTGGGTTCGCATGGTTCGCCAGACGAGAAAAAAGATGAAACCGTAG
- a CDS encoding class II aldolase/adducin family protein: MSLDSNLVDLVAMGRKLMDHRMVRGTAGNLSLRWDELCYISPRGARLDQLSVADFVPLNIHDRNTWQLERASLESAMHLACYRARPDIKVVVHGHPSNCIALGCAGLSLKAITPEFYRELGPEVPLLRYYTPTTQELADAVGEAMTRSDAVILRNHGMTLAAPSLEDALARTLMLDEAARIVLWSHAASGASLVLTASDLKRLEELDDLYHHDGPGLSDES, encoded by the coding sequence ATGTCTCTCGACTCGAACCTTGTCGACCTGGTTGCCATGGGTCGAAAGTTGATGGACCACCGGATGGTCCGCGGTACGGCCGGCAATCTCAGCCTGCGCTGGGATGAGCTCTGCTACATTTCGCCACGGGGTGCACGGCTCGATCAACTCAGCGTCGCCGATTTTGTGCCTCTGAATATCCATGACAGGAATACCTGGCAACTGGAACGGGCCTCCCTCGAGTCGGCCATGCATCTTGCCTGTTACCGTGCTCGTCCCGACATCAAAGTTGTGGTCCATGGGCACCCATCGAACTGTATCGCTCTGGGTTGTGCCGGATTGTCATTGAAAGCGATCACGCCTGAGTTCTACCGGGAACTTGGCCCTGAAGTGCCGCTGTTACGATACTACACCCCTACGACCCAGGAATTGGCCGATGCGGTTGGGGAGGCGATGACCCGAAGCGATGCGGTGATCCTGCGAAACCATGGCATGACTCTGGCCGCCCCTTCGCTGGAGGATGCGTTGGCTCGGACTCTGATGCTTGACGAAGCGGCACGCATCGTGCTCTGGTCCCATGCCGCTTCCGGCGCCAGCCTGGTTCTGACCGCTTCGGACCTGAAACGGTTGGAGGAATTGGATGATCTCTATCACCATGACGGCCCCGGCTTGAGCGATGAGTCCTGA
- a CDS encoding DNA methyltransferase has product MGEKRSKGPATASDLLPTGKILHGDCVEILDTLPPQSVDLIFADPPYNLQLRNELWRPNMTRVNGVEDDWDQFASMQAYDDFSLAWLQAARRVLKDTGTIWVIGSYHNIFRVGAIMQDMGFWFLNDILWVKTNPMPNFRGVRFTNAHETLIWATRFQGARYTFNHHAMKALNGGKQMRSDWHLPICSGSERLKIDGQKAHSTQKPEALLFRVILSASKPGDVVLDPFFGSGTTGAVARKLHRRWIGIEREEHYIDMARQRIDAIKPELLDAATFDVGDRRRALARVPFPSLLEQGYLRPGQKLFFRRDRQVVAHVKPDGKLRVEADGFEGSIHQAGRHLMAGKPCNGWDHWYFRDRHEALLPIDVLREMVRKERGE; this is encoded by the coding sequence ATGGGCGAAAAACGATCCAAAGGCCCGGCTACAGCCAGTGATTTGCTGCCCACCGGCAAGATCCTGCATGGCGACTGCGTCGAAATCCTCGATACGCTGCCCCCCCAGTCGGTTGATCTGATCTTTGCCGATCCCCCTTACAATCTCCAACTGCGAAATGAACTGTGGCGACCCAACATGACCAGGGTCAATGGCGTTGAGGATGACTGGGACCAGTTCGCCAGTATGCAGGCGTATGACGATTTTTCTCTCGCATGGCTTCAGGCCGCTCGACGGGTTCTCAAGGACACCGGAACGATTTGGGTCATTGGGTCCTATCACAACATTTTCAGGGTGGGCGCGATCATGCAGGATATGGGTTTTTGGTTCTTGAATGACATTTTATGGGTCAAGACAAACCCCATGCCCAATTTCCGCGGCGTGCGTTTCACCAACGCCCACGAGACCTTGATCTGGGCCACCAGGTTTCAGGGTGCTCGCTACACCTTCAATCATCACGCGATGAAAGCACTGAACGGTGGCAAACAGATGCGCAGCGATTGGCACCTGCCCATCTGCTCCGGTTCTGAACGTCTGAAAATCGACGGGCAGAAGGCTCACTCGACCCAAAAGCCGGAGGCGCTGCTCTTCCGGGTCATACTCTCCGCCAGCAAGCCGGGCGATGTCGTCCTTGATCCATTCTTTGGAAGCGGCACCACCGGCGCTGTTGCCAGGAAGTTGCATCGTCGTTGGATCGGTATTGAGCGCGAAGAGCACTACATCGACATGGCGCGCCAGCGCATCGACGCGATCAAGCCTGAGCTGTTGGACGCTGCAACCTTCGATGTCGGTGACAGGCGCAGGGCGCTGGCTCGGGTGCCCTTCCCCAGTCTGCTGGAGCAGGGATACCTGCGGCCTGGTCAAAAGCTCTTCTTTCGTCGGGACCGCCAGGTGGTTGCCCATGTGAAACCTGATGGCAAGTTGCGGGTGGAAGCAGATGGGTTTGAGGGTTCGATTCATCAGGCGGGCAGGCACCTGATGGCTGGAAAGCCCTGCAATGGCTGGGACCACTGGTATTTCCGGGATAGGCACGAGGCGCTGCTTCCCATCGACGTGTTGCGCGAGATGGTGCGGAAGGAACGAGGTGAGTAG
- a CDS encoding ATP-binding protein yields MSNPDPRRLAYWLSKDVNKAIRDFTMIEDGDRVAVAVSGGKDSLSLLRLLDWRRTSVPESYELAVVHVVGDTRGSQIPVCQPLIDWLEAEGYPFLVEPLYLSEEESLPLNCQRCTWNRRRTLFEAAHRLGCNVVALGHHADDLAETTVLNLFVGGRVETMAPAANYFDGLLRLIRPLCKVPETELRRFARACDFPPPPPECSRSDQSRRQVAKDILRQAKKLSPDARGNLLRAGLKYRD; encoded by the coding sequence ATGAGCAATCCTGATCCACGCCGGCTGGCTTACTGGTTGTCAAAGGATGTGAACAAGGCCATTCGCGACTTTACCATGATTGAAGATGGCGACCGGGTGGCTGTGGCGGTTTCGGGAGGGAAGGACAGTCTGAGCCTGTTGCGTTTGCTGGATTGGCGCCGGACATCGGTGCCCGAGTCCTATGAGTTGGCTGTCGTTCACGTGGTTGGGGATACCCGCGGTTCACAGATTCCCGTGTGCCAGCCTCTGATCGATTGGTTGGAAGCAGAGGGCTATCCCTTTCTGGTCGAGCCACTGTACCTTTCTGAAGAGGAGTCCCTTCCCCTCAACTGCCAGCGGTGCACCTGGAACCGACGGAGAACTCTTTTTGAAGCTGCCCATCGCCTGGGCTGCAATGTTGTTGCACTGGGCCACCATGCCGACGACCTGGCAGAGACTACGGTGCTAAACCTGTTTGTGGGAGGGCGAGTCGAAACCATGGCGCCGGCTGCCAACTACTTCGACGGATTGCTTCGGCTGATCCGCCCGCTATGCAAAGTGCCTGAGACCGAGTTGCGTCGCTTTGCCCGGGCGTGTGACTTCCCGCCACCCCCGCCCGAGTGTTCGAGAAGCGATCAGAGTCGCCGCCAGGTTGCCAAAGATATACTGCGCCAGGCGAAAAAACTATCTCCGGATGCCAGGGGAAATCTCCTGCGGGCGGGTCTGAAATATCGCGACTGA
- a CDS encoding glycosidase: MKLQRYSDAPIMVPDSNCGWQCYNVFNPSVIHHNGLFHMHYRAQGLDWSSRIGYAVSQDGINWNRLRDPVLVPRDASDSRGVEDPRVTELHGTFYMCYTAYGREFSGEGEPTHLGGGILPMIARSENLITWQRMGPIVRGENNKDHVLFPRRINGRFAALHRRWPNVWIAYSNDLMTWREEDMAMIYGPREENPDAWDHESVGSNGVPIETEEGWLLVNHGYNEDRIYKFGVCLVDLDDPTRVIRRPQRAIFWPEELWELKGDVPNVVFSNANPVVDGTIYVYYGGGDHVIGLATCQLDELLDFALNG; this comes from the coding sequence ATGAAACTGCAACGTTATTCTGACGCCCCTATCATGGTGCCCGATTCGAACTGCGGATGGCAGTGCTACAACGTTTTCAACCCTTCTGTGATTCACCACAACGGGCTTTTTCACATGCATTACCGTGCCCAGGGCCTGGATTGGTCCAGTCGCATCGGTTATGCGGTGAGCCAGGATGGTATTAACTGGAATCGCCTGCGGGATCCGGTGCTGGTACCTCGGGATGCCAGCGATTCCCGCGGGGTCGAGGATCCCCGTGTGACTGAATTGCACGGTACCTTCTATATGTGCTACACGGCCTATGGGCGTGAGTTCTCCGGAGAGGGCGAACCGACCCATCTGGGTGGCGGCATCCTTCCCATGATCGCCCGCAGTGAAAATCTGATCACCTGGCAGCGGATGGGCCCCATCGTGCGGGGTGAGAATAACAAGGATCATGTGCTCTTTCCCCGCAGAATCAATGGGCGCTTCGCCGCGCTACATCGTCGTTGGCCCAATGTCTGGATTGCCTATTCCAATGATTTGATGACCTGGCGCGAGGAAGATATGGCCATGATCTACGGCCCGCGCGAGGAGAATCCCGATGCCTGGGACCACGAGAGTGTGGGCAGCAACGGTGTGCCTATCGAGACCGAAGAGGGCTGGTTGCTGGTTAACCATGGCTACAACGAGGATCGGATCTATAAGTTTGGTGTATGCCTGGTCGATCTTGACGATCCGACCCGGGTGATCCGCCGTCCCCAAAGGGCCATATTCTGGCCCGAGGAGCTTTGGGAGCTGAAAGGTGATGTACCCAACGTGGTCTTTTCCAACGCCAATCCTGTGGTGGATGGCACCATCTACGTCTATTATGGCGGCGGCGACCATGTCATCGGCCTGGCTACCTGCCAGCTGGATGAATTGCTTGACTTTGCGCTGAACGGTTAG
- a CDS encoding peptidylprolyl isomerase, protein MSEQQWNQPPEMVIDPEKNYAVTMETTKGLIEIELFPEDAPKTVNNFVFLVQEGFYDGVKFHRVIPNFVIQGGDPTGTGRGGPGYRFEDELIGNPMKHGTGYLSMANAGPDTNGSQFFITHSPQPHLDGRHTVFGKVTNGMDVVNDIRQGDSMTTVTVTES, encoded by the coding sequence ATGAGCGAGCAACAATGGAATCAACCACCCGAGATGGTGATCGATCCGGAAAAGAACTATGCAGTCACTATGGAGACCACCAAGGGCCTGATCGAGATCGAACTCTTTCCTGAAGACGCCCCAAAAACGGTCAACAACTTCGTTTTTCTGGTTCAGGAAGGTTTTTACGACGGAGTGAAATTTCACAGGGTGATCCCCAACTTCGTCATCCAGGGTGGCGATCCGACAGGCACCGGGCGAGGAGGACCGGGCTATCGATTTGAGGACGAGCTCATCGGCAATCCGATGAAGCATGGAACGGGTTATCTGTCGATGGCCAATGCCGGACCCGATACCAACGGCAGCCAGTTTTTTATCACCCACTCCCCCCAGCCCCATCTTGACGGGCGACACACTGTCTTCGGCAAGGTGACCAATGGCATGGACGTTGTCAACGACATCCGCCAGGGTGATTCCATGACCACGGTGACCGTTACCGAATCATAA